The following is a genomic window from Amaranthus tricolor cultivar Red isolate AtriRed21 chromosome 10, ASM2621246v1, whole genome shotgun sequence.
AGATGCTTTATCAAAGGATGGAATTGGATCAGTTTGTTGAATAAGAGCAGCCACAACCTTATAATCTTTATGATTTAGACGACCCACAAGTTGTAAAACTAACCTCCCATTAGAAATTGGGTGACCAAGAACAGATAATTGCATCGAGATGGATTGAATAACTGGATAATATTCAGAAAATGAGGAAAACTGAGCTAGCTCAATGGACCCAAACTAATTTTCAAGATGAACAATTCGAGTTTGAAAAATGAAACGCAGACGTATCCAAGCAGCCATGGCAGTAGCTTTCTCATCAAGAATTTTCAACAATAAAGGAGTAGAGATGGTGCTATAAATCCATTGGAAAACGATCGCATCTAATTGTTCCCAAACATCATCAAGAATATTTGGTTTCGGAAACGATGAATCAATATGATCCAAAACACGGTGAACCTTAGCGGTGTTGCGGAAGAGTGTTGCCCAAGGAGAGTACTCTACTTTGTCAATGTCAAGAACAAGAGGGATAAGATTTTTGACATTAGTTACAGTTAAAGCTGGATGTATAGAGGAAGAATAAGAAGACTGGGAGGTAAAAGTACCATGAGTATTGAAAGATGTAGGGGAATCTGTCATGCTTAATGTGAGGATGATATACGGTTTAATTAAACAATAGGGATATAATACTAGAATGAGAAGTTGTGAAGGGTTAGGAAAAAAAATAGGGATAGTGGCTATTGTGAGCATGGGAATGGTAAGATTAGAAGAGTATTAATGATAGGAATATGAAATGGTGATGATAAAGGTTTAGAGGAAGGAAATTGATGATTTCTGTGAGGAAAAAAATGGTAGGCGACACTAAGAAAATGGTGGTATAAGACACAACACTTAGGGTTTAGTAATAAGATAGGTTTAGAAATAGAGTACTAGGGCCTGATACCATATAAGATTATAGTATTCTCCCTTGAGACTCTTATTAATCATAATAGTAGTATGTATAGAGAACCTTATTAGGGTTTCTTATTTTTCAACGAGAGATTTATGGTAACAAAATATTTACACTATCAACTTATTTGGAACAcacaatatttacatatattttcCTAATACTATCTATTAAAAAGATTGGAAATTTCCATATGGCACTCCTTCGGGAGCTCTACCATTTGGAATGTTGAGATTtgctaaattttaaatatttgacaAGTTATATTTACACAATAAAATGCAATAAAAATGTTGGAAGAGTAATTGAAAGGAGAATTAGACGAGAGACGATTAATAGAGGGAATTAATTCAGCTTCATGCCAGAAAGATCAACCACCAAGGCTATACATCTTTTGAGGAGACTAATGAAAAAGTATACAAAGCATAAGAAGGATTtacatatggtgttcattgacctTGAGAAAGCATACGATAGCATACTCCGAAGTGTCATTTAGGATAGCCTCAAGGATAGAAGTATTTCACAAAGGTACATTGAGGCAATAGAAACATGTATGACAGAGTATTGACTAACATTCATACACCGTTGGATATAACAAAGTCTTTCCCGATTAAAGTGAGACTGCATCAGGGATTAACActaagtcctttcatttttaTGGTCATTATGGAGGAGATCTCTAAATTTATTTGAGAGACCGTACCATGTGGCATGCTTTTCGCTGACGATATCATTTTGGTCGCGGAAAACTAAGGAGGAggctaatagtaaattggaagTACGGATGGCAACGGGTTGAATCTAGACTGGATCCAAATGCATccggatccagatccgttttcaagaGCAGGAGCCAGATTCGGACACTGATCCGCGAGTCTATTTTTGCAAGACCCATATTCAGATCCGTGGATATTACGGATCCAGTactggatccgggtccaaaacgggtctgatttatttttctattttttttcgtATTTTTTGATCGTGTAGAGATTGCCATAAAGCCATATTCATTTACTAATgataatactatatattatttcacaatcaatcacccaaaaaactattatacaacttaaaattgtcttGAAAACATTATAATTTCACTAGATATATTGATTGTGTGATTGCACTGTCGTTTGGAAATTAGGGATTAGCACTTTAGGAATCAGTGATATACTATTATAAAATATGATGTAtcacattaaaaattataatacaaaCTACAGTAGTAGTGTAGTACAGTGATTCAGCGATAGAGTAATAATCACATGGGTTTTTAAATAGCCCAAAGCCCCAAATCAATTTAGCCCAGTAGCAGTaagtatatttaatatatataaaattagaaatggGTACTCCATATCCACAGGACCATGCCCGGGCATTTTTCTGAGCACTACTAGATAAAAGACTTGTTGCAACGGTTAAGGACCGTTGCTGTAGGCCTAAAAAGCGTTGCTAAAACCTTTTTGCGACGGTTAAGGACCGTCGCATTTACTGCCGTAGCCAAAAGTCTTTTGCAACGATTTCTTGCATCTATTGCAACGGTAGCAGTTGACTGTTGCCAAAGATACAATATTTTGGCAACAGTTTCTCTTGGTCGCACAATACCGTTACAAAAAGTCTTTAATGAAAAAGCTAagcaaatgataattttaataattgataGCATAAGATGTAATTAGAAATTTGATTACAAATATTATAGTTAAGAAATTTACACGATTAACTTGTTATATCAAAAACTAAGGATCAATTCTTCCATAACCTAGTGCAACCAAATATTCACCTATAcatcatcattttcatcatcattttccaACTAGTGCAACCAAAACCAAGTATCGAACAAATTAAACAAGTTCACAAAATGTTTCCAAAAGCCACACAAAATTCTAAATATGTTCTTTTACGGctcaatttcatcatcattcatccaAAGCATAGATGTCGGAAACTCTTCACTTCCATCTTCTAATTCTTGAACCTCAAGCTCCGGCACCCATCGAAGGTCTTTCTCCTCTCGCAGGTATTTCAAATCCCGACGAGCAAATTTATGGTCTTTTGATTTTCCAGGAATGCCGAACAATGTCCCAATGATAACCAAGATATTAGACCTGAAATAGATAACCAATGATAACCAAGATAGTAGAAAAGAAACAATGCTTGAGGGAGATCACATTGGGATGATCAAGTAAACGCATCAATTGTAACTCTcgatatattttatatactctaatagaaATTTCCATCTTTAACATACTCTATCTAAGAACACACCATATTTATTCAAGGAAATATCATTACACAAGAACAAAGACAACTCAAACGATGAAAACAaacttgataaattagtaaagaaTCTGAGAATAATGACCTAAAGAAGCAAACAACATTATATCAGGATGTAACaactaataaataaatcaacTCATTAATAACAGTAGCAATAAGCAACTGTAGGTTTTTTCATTGCATTCCGAAGATCCAAAGGTATTGAAGACTAGTAGACAGGCTATTTCGAAAAGGGCAGAACAAAACGAAAAAGCACTCAGGCCACAGCCTTCTTCATACAACAGTAACCTCCAATAAAATTATACAGCACCAATAACCCCTGATTTAAATACCTCCAATAAAATTATATGGCAAAAATAATCCCGGTTTTAATAACTGCAAAGGAGAATTTCACAAGCAGTATACAGAAATGTTACTCATACAACTCAACTCACATTATTCAAAGACTTCATTCAACATGCACAATATTTGGATTCCACCACACAAATTAGCTACACTAAttaagttataatttaaaagatATCAAAGCAAGATGAAAAGAGCAAGAAACATACTGCAGAGAATCTGTGGCAACCTCTGTTATAAACTTTTGAGTAGCAACAGCAACAAGTCTAATCCTGGAAAAAGGTCAGAACTCAGCAATTCATACAGAAACAACAAGGGAAAAAATTTGATTTACTTGTAGTCGTTCAATCAATATAACTGCTATAACTGGGCAGTTTACCCTTCAAATCTTAACAAAACTCATGGAGATGGGGTTTTTATGCTATATATACAGCACCACTGAGGGTGCACTGTTGGTTGTGCATTAAGCTAAATATTGACTGACGCCAAGCCCTATGAAATTCTAAACAAAACTATAATTGAACAGAATTTCAAGATTGCTATGATATAAGTCAATCCAACATGTCCATTTAAAGCGTCAATTTGACATTATCAATACACTATCCTATTTCCTATGCCAATTCGCATCAACAAATAAGTTTACCTCTTCTAAAGCGTGAAAAGTGATCTTCATGAATTATTTCTAGCTTAACAATATGCCTTTCAAAATAAGCATAAACCAAACCAAACAGATTTACTTTCAAACGTCAACCTTTTACTAACCTTAATAGTGAAGCGCACACTGTTCATacattaaaaaagtttaaaacaaTACTCATCTCATCTCAAAGTGACAACTAATTTAGCATTTTGTAAGAAAACAACATGAAAAAGAATACCTACAATCGAACATCGGGACATTGAAAACCGCTTTTAGCGAGATAATGCTCCACCAATTCGTCAGGaacctaaaaataaaattgcaacaatCTCATGAAAAAATTGAGCGAAAATAATTGAAAAGCAAAGAATTGACgaacaaaaaaggatactaagTAGAACAAAGCAATTACGATGGGAGTAAAGTCCATCAAGGAAGCAAGAAAGTCGGAAAGGGCAGCATCATCGTCGTGTCTGCCATCGCTGGTCTGCGGAGCTTAGCCTTGATTCATCTTCTCTCGCGCCTTTTACCGAAGGCTTTTCAATTGCGGAGGAAgatgaaaatttgagaaaaatatcaGATGCAGGGATTACAACTATACAAGCGAGAGAAACGGGATTGAGTACAAAATACAACTCCCTCGCATTCTTGGGTCTGTTGGAGTTTTCACCTTAGAACTCGAATATAGAACActtggtcttggacgagacagcctaggttgcactaagtaccaaataaacaacatgagtatttaacaACATATTTCCACAAAGGATAATAACCGAAATCACCCtcttcatttgtagcatcaccaCATACATTGCACGAATCATAGCCACTAGCCCCACTACTAGACATGATTGAACtcttcaaattcaaacaaccacaattaaagatttaaaaatcaagattaacaaataacacgttaacaatttaacattaacaaataacattaacaaacacattaaaaaaataaattcaaccgtttttgaattgaaatcaaatattGAATACAGACCTAAATTCCATATTTCATAATATTGAATACACAGATTTCATAATCAGCAAGTACAACCtcttagatcaaaatcataatgtTGAATACAGTCTATAGTGAATTGAATTGAATACAACCTCCATCACAGCAAGTACAACCTAAATTCCAGATTTACAATCCGTTTCAAATTTGTTCAGTTTCATATTTCTTGAATTGAAATCCAATATATTGAATGCgttttcttaatttgtttaGTTTCAAATTCAACCGTTTTGTTTGTTCATAATAAGACATGGATGTTGAATACATTCACAGTGCAGCAGCCAGCAAACCACAATCAAAAAGAACCCACaatcaagatttaaaaataaatgttaaaacaacaactcaacaagattaagaatttaagattaacactaagattaaagattagaacaagattaatattaggatttaggataaagagtgaaaatacctgaaacaaaatcaaaaatttcgatTTTTAAGGATTATTTGATTGGATTCGAACAACCCAGTGACCCACACCCCTCAGGGAAGCACCGAAGCAGCAGCCAGCAGCCGTCGAGTGTTTGTCTGTAATGGAGGAGCAGCCGTCGGTGGCGGTGGCGTGGTGGAGGAGCAGCCGTAGAATTTTTAGGGTTAGAGGAGTGAGATGAGAGCAAGAGAGggaattgagatttgagaggGAAATGGAATCGATTAGAGTGCGTGAGTAGTGAGTACTAGTAGTCTAGTACTGACTCTAATTTCAGCTTTTcacttttcaattttttttttttaataaaaaaagtcTTTTACAATGGGTATAAGATAACCGTTGCCTTTTCTAATCTTTTGCAACGGTTTACTTGAACCCGTTGCCTTTTCTTAACTATTGCAACGGTTTTATTGTACCCGTTGCTAAAGCTGTTGCTATAAAATAAACCGTTGCCAAAGGGTGTTGCCTATGCTCTTTTATCTAGTAGTGGAGCTTCGAATTCGAacccgtgaaatttaaacgAATCTGGATCTGACCCGGATCCGACAGGACCAATTTTATGGGACCCAGATCCATGAAAATGGATACGGATCTACGAATCCGAgtcgggtccaatacccattgccatccctaattgAAAGATTGGAGGGCAGTCTTAGAGGATAGAGGGTTGCACATAAGCCGTACGAAGACAGAAAATTTTCGATGCGACTTCAGTGGGAATCGGTAGGTGAGCCAGAGGTGACCATAGGGGTATAAATTGTTGCATATATGTCAAAGTTCAAATATTTGGAATCAGTAATTCAGATTAAtagggagattgatggagatgtTACTCATCGTATACAAGCAGTTTGGtttaagtggcgagcagcaaTCGGTGTGCTTTGTGATATAAAGTTTCAAAAGGTAAATTCTACCGCGTTGTAATTAGGCCGACTTTGTTGTATACGACAGAATGCTGGCCCGTAAAGAAGGTTTTCGAACAGAGGATGGAATTTACAGAAATATGAACGTTGAGATAGATGTGTGGTCACAAAATGATGGATGGGATTggaaaccaagagtttagggaaaATTATGGGTTGTACCGCTCTCTGCAAAGATGCATGAGAacggttgagatggtttgggcatgtgcagtgAAAGTCTTAAGACATCCCAATGACCCAATGAGGTCGTAGGCATCATAGTGGAAGGTAAGAGAACTAGAGGAAGCCCAAGGAGAacgtgagaaaaaaaaattaaaagtgactTGCATGAACTACACTTCTCTAAGGACATGACCAAAGATAGGGTTAGTTGGTGGTGCCGTATTCACATCATAGATTAATTAATGACTATGTCCAATGTACCCGTCGTTGTTATAGTTCCTTGCCTTTTCCATATTGCTCTTTTACTCGTTTTTATCTTACTACCTTTTTTACTTTTAACTTttacctttatttttatttatttttatgtattttattttaattttttaattattgtaaagGATATATGAGTGTTTTAAGTTGCAGGCTTTAAGGTAGTTGGAAGCTTCACTCTTATTGCAAATATTTcttgagccgagggactcttcgACCACACTCTCTTTTCTGGGTATGAGTTGTTGACTTTTTTCCATCCGCAgatcctgatcatagtttttctatgaatgGGAaacattgggtatgatgatgatgattatatttacacaataatgttaacttataccaattaaagtaaaatataaaagaaaagcaaaatatttaattaactaCGCTTAATTTTAATGGAGCAAATTACATAACAAAAAGATATAAACACATGTATTTATATACGAaaagataattaaataattttattgtaatGAATATATTTATCCAATTTAGTTTCCTATTtactgtaatttttttttaagaaaatcaaaactgattttatctCATATAAATCGGTATTGTTTATACAAATgtgaatttttaatatctttacttttaaaatttatcacaataacattgttatcattatctattattgcattttattcatatatatttacacaATTACACATTCGTGCATCGCACGGGCTTATAAactagttaattaattaataaactagTGGTTAAAGCAAAACAATCTATTGATATATTttggttttcttttgtttaGAACTAGATAATGCTTGTGTGATACACGACTCATTAAATTTTctaacatatttgtttaaacaaaaaaaatttaaaacttacgGCATTATGTTTTGATTATCTCAAAATATCttatactcatttaataaataacattataaagattttataaataaatgaaaaaaaaatacattaaatgaCGTGacataaagaaaaaaatcaatcaatatgcATAATATTATAGACATAGTTAAAAAGTAGAAGAgtcaaatttataaatattagtcaTGATAACATGCCATCATCATTTAGTTTTAAAGggaaattttttattgagaAAATGACACGTAAGCTATTTTACTAAGTGATGACATCATAAGTGTTTTGTTTAAGTAATAATTATTAGATAATCCCCATGTGATGCATTGTTTTtcgttattttattgtttttcattattttaaaaaaacaaagaaaataaattgtaaatcattggtTATTGACTTTCGATGAACTATTAATACCATATATCGACtaatatttaattcatttttgattttaaaaataatttttttaagttatgtACAATgttaaataatgttattttaatattatttaatattttttgtttacaaaatgaaaaatagcaaattattattacagagaacaaattttttgttttccaAAATGAAATCCAACAAATTATTATTGtgtattgaacaatgaaaattcACATACATCTCACTCAAACAATTTAATGAAAGCTAATATAATATGATAAGTCACATGTTTCCCACACACTTAGTAAATAATGACACCACCTTTGATAAAATGGAGGAAAAACATTTCTTGAGAAGTTGACtactcattattttttttaatttactaatGTCATCCGTAGTTTACTTTAGTATAATggatagatagatatatatagatgtatttattttttgggaGTGTACGTGTTGATGAACAAATGGGTGAGAATAAAGAAAGACCCACAGATAAAGATGTATCTATTTTTTCTAAGAAATGAAGAAATTCTTTGGAAAGACTTTGTCTTAATTGAGTTTTCAATTTCTCAAATAAATTAGAGTGGCGAGAGAGGAATGAAATAATGAATACCCATGTGTCCCATTTTATTTGTATTAGAGAGAAAGAggataatttttaagaaagtgaTAAGAAATATAGAAAGAAAATGAATagtattaatgaaaataaaagagagTTGAAATGTAcggataagattaaaagaaagtagtgagtcattgtcaaaaaataaaattgatccAAAATTATGTAGAACAAACCATAATAAAAAATACTGCAAATTCAATGGAATAAGGAATAAACTAGAAGGGTTTAGATTGTAGACTTAGATAATTGTGAATATTGTCATCATCGATATTAAAGTACAAAAACCTTTATGGTTATGTTATATCAATGGTCACTACAAGTGAAATAACTCTAAATcgatacataaaaaaataaaagaaaaatgatatatatatatatatatatatatatatatatatatatatatatatatatatatatatatatatatatatatatattatgaaccATTGACTAGATTGTATagatagaataaaaaaataaattaaatagttggaaaacaattaaagaaataatttagacatgataaaaaataaaaatagcgtTAA
Proteins encoded in this region:
- the LOC130824910 gene encoding uncharacterized protein LOC130824910, with the protein product FLILFQVPDELVEHYLAKSGFQCPDVRLIRLVAVATQKFITEVATDSLQSNILVIIGTLFGIPGKSKDHKFARRDLKYLREEKDLRWVPELEVQELEDGSEEFPTSMLWMNDDEIEP